A genomic stretch from Mycobacterium paraterrae includes:
- the serC gene encoding phosphoserine transaminase, with product MADQLTIPDNLKPGDGRFGSGPSKVRPEQLQALSGSAAPLFGTSHRQAPVKDLVGRVRTGLREFFTVPDGYEVILGNGGATAFWDAAAFGLIDKRSLHLSYGEFSSKFASAVAKNPFVGDPIIIKADPGSAPEPQSDPTVDVIAWAHNETSTGVAVPVVRPRDADDALVVIDATSGAGGLPVEITDTDAYYFAPQKNFASDGGLWLAIMSPAALARVEAIAASNRWVPDFLSLPIAVENSLKNQTYNTPAIATLVLLAEQLDWLNGNGGLDWAVKRTADSSGRLYGWAADRSFTTPFVADPKLRSQVVGTIDFNEDVDAAAVAKVLRANGIVDVEPYRKLGRNQLRVAMFPAVEPDDVSALTECIDWVVERI from the coding sequence ATGGCTGACCAGCTCACGATCCCCGACAACCTCAAACCCGGCGATGGACGCTTTGGATCCGGCCCCTCGAAGGTCCGACCCGAGCAACTGCAGGCCCTGTCCGGCAGTGCCGCCCCGCTGTTCGGCACCTCGCATCGGCAAGCGCCGGTCAAAGACCTGGTCGGGCGGGTACGCACCGGCCTGCGTGAGTTCTTCACAGTGCCCGACGGATACGAGGTGATACTCGGCAACGGCGGCGCCACGGCGTTCTGGGACGCCGCGGCCTTCGGGCTGATCGACAAGCGGTCACTGCACCTCAGCTACGGCGAGTTCAGCTCGAAGTTCGCCTCAGCGGTGGCCAAGAACCCGTTCGTCGGCGACCCGATCATCATCAAGGCCGACCCCGGCAGCGCACCCGAACCCCAGAGCGACCCGACCGTCGACGTCATCGCCTGGGCGCACAACGAGACCTCGACAGGTGTCGCGGTGCCCGTCGTCCGGCCGCGCGATGCCGACGACGCGCTGGTGGTCATCGACGCCACGTCCGGCGCGGGCGGCCTACCGGTCGAGATCACCGACACCGACGCCTACTACTTCGCGCCGCAGAAGAACTTCGCCTCCGACGGCGGTCTGTGGCTGGCGATCATGAGCCCGGCCGCGCTGGCCCGGGTCGAGGCCATCGCGGCGTCCAACCGGTGGGTGCCCGACTTCTTGTCGCTGCCGATCGCCGTCGAGAACAGCCTCAAGAACCAGACCTACAACACCCCGGCCATCGCGACGCTGGTGCTGCTCGCCGAGCAACTCGACTGGCTCAACGGCAATGGCGGCCTGGACTGGGCCGTCAAGCGCACCGCGGATTCGTCCGGCCGACTCTACGGCTGGGCGGCCGACCGCTCGTTCACCACGCCGTTCGTCGCCGATCCCAAGCTGCGCTCCCAGGTGGTCGGCACGATCGACTTCAACGAGGACGTCGACGCCGCCGCGGTCGCCAAGGTGTTGCGCGCCAACGGGATCGTCGATGTCGAGCCCTACCGCAAACTCGGTCGCAACCAGTTGCGGGTGGCGATGTTCCCGGCCGTCGAGCCGGACGACGTGAGCGCGCTCACCGAGTGCATCGACTGGGTGGTCGAGCGGATTTAG
- the sepH gene encoding septation protein SepH, which translates to MRELKIVGLDLDGRHILCEGDNAGDKYRIRVDDRLRAAVRGDGARVNQTHIDIEVSSMLRPKEIQARIRAGASVEQLAESAGVDIAKVERFAHPVLLERARAAELATAAHPVLSDGPSVLTLLETVTSSLVGRGLNPDGTAWDAWRNEDGRWTVQLAWKVGRSDNVAHFRYCPGSHGGTVTAVDDAARELIDPDFDRPLLRPVAAVAQLDFDEPQPAPEPVVEETTEQPEPKAEPNRARRGKPAVPAWEDVLLGVRSSGQR; encoded by the coding sequence ATGCGGGAACTCAAGATCGTCGGACTCGATCTCGACGGTAGGCACATCCTCTGCGAGGGCGACAACGCGGGAGACAAATACAGGATTCGCGTCGACGACCGACTGCGCGCAGCGGTCCGCGGCGACGGAGCCCGGGTTAACCAAACCCACATCGACATCGAGGTCAGCAGCATGTTGCGTCCCAAGGAGATTCAGGCCCGCATTCGCGCTGGCGCGTCGGTCGAGCAACTCGCCGAGTCGGCAGGCGTCGACATCGCCAAGGTCGAGCGATTCGCGCACCCGGTGCTGCTGGAGCGCGCCCGCGCCGCCGAGCTGGCTACCGCCGCGCACCCCGTCCTCTCCGACGGGCCCTCGGTGCTGACGCTGCTCGAGACGGTCACGTCGTCGCTGGTGGGCCGGGGCCTCAACCCAGACGGCACGGCCTGGGACGCGTGGCGCAACGAGGACGGTCGCTGGACCGTGCAGCTGGCCTGGAAGGTGGGGCGCTCGGACAACGTCGCGCACTTCCGGTACTGCCCGGGGTCGCACGGCGGGACCGTCACCGCCGTGGACGACGCGGCACGGGAGCTGATCGATCCCGATTTCGACCGTCCGCTGCTGCGTCCGGTGGCTGCCGTCGCCCAGCTGGACTTCGACGAGCCGCAGCCCGCCCCGGAGCCTGTGGTCGAAGAGACCACGGAACAGCCCGAGCCGAAGGCCGAACCCAATCGGGCCCGCCGTGGGAAACCAGCGGTGCCGGCATGGGAGGACGTACTACTGGGCGTCCGCTCCAGCGGCCAGCGCTAG
- a CDS encoding DUF2537 domain-containing protein, with protein MTDESTPWATGLTVAGFVAAATGVAVVVLSLGLIRVHPLLAVGLNIVAAGGLAPTLWGWRRTPVVRWLVLGGGVGVAVAWSALVVMAL; from the coding sequence GTGACAGACGAATCCACCCCGTGGGCAACGGGTTTGACCGTCGCGGGATTCGTCGCCGCTGCCACCGGCGTGGCCGTCGTGGTGCTCAGTCTCGGGTTGATCCGGGTGCATCCGCTCTTGGCCGTGGGGCTCAACATCGTTGCGGCAGGCGGATTAGCCCCCACGCTGTGGGGATGGCGGCGCACCCCGGTGGTGCGCTGGCTGGTGCTCGGCGGCGGGGTCGGTGTCGCGGTGGCGTGGTCGGCGCTGGTAGTGATGGCCCTCTAG
- a CDS encoding TrmH family RNA methyltransferase: protein MTVNVIDIGDPDDERLDNFRDLNSIDRRPDLPSGKGLVIAEGVLVVQRMLASPFTPLAFLGTDRRLLELQADLDGNPAPYYRVSAEVMADAVGFHLNRGVLAAARREPDRSVVDVVRDTRTIAVLEGVNDHENLGSIFRNAAGLDVDAVVFGSGCADPLYRRAVRVSMGHALLVPFARSTDWPADLKVLQQSGFRLLAMTPGADSRTLPEAMATVRSERIAILVGAEGPGLSHAAMKASDIRVRIPMSRGTDSLNVATAAALAFYERARAGA, encoded by the coding sequence TTGACTGTCAACGTCATCGACATCGGCGACCCAGATGATGAGCGGCTGGACAACTTCCGCGATCTGAACAGCATCGACAGGCGTCCCGATCTGCCCAGCGGCAAGGGGCTGGTGATCGCCGAGGGGGTGCTGGTAGTGCAGCGGATGCTGGCGTCACCCTTCACGCCGCTGGCATTCCTCGGTACCGACCGCAGACTCCTCGAGCTCCAGGCCGACCTTGACGGCAATCCCGCTCCCTACTACAGGGTTTCGGCCGAGGTGATGGCCGACGCGGTCGGGTTCCACCTCAACCGTGGGGTACTGGCCGCGGCCCGTCGTGAACCCGATCGCAGCGTCGTCGACGTCGTGCGCGACACCCGGACCATCGCGGTGCTCGAGGGAGTCAACGACCACGAGAACTTGGGGTCGATCTTTCGCAACGCGGCCGGCCTCGACGTCGACGCCGTGGTGTTCGGCAGTGGTTGCGCCGACCCGCTGTATCGGCGCGCGGTACGCGTGTCGATGGGGCACGCCCTACTGGTGCCGTTCGCCCGGTCGACCGACTGGCCTGCGGACCTGAAAGTCTTGCAGCAAAGCGGTTTTCGGCTACTGGCCATGACGCCCGGTGCTGATTCGCGAACGCTGCCCGAGGCGATGGCAACAGTACGGAGCGAACGGATCGCCATCTTGGTCGGCGCCGAAGGGCCCGGCTTGAGCCATGCCGCGATGAAGGCCAGCGACATACGGGTCAGAATTCCGATGTCGCGCGGCACCGACTCGCTCAACGTCGCGACCGCCGCGGCGCTGGCCTTCTACGAGCGGGCCCGGGCCGGGGCTTGA
- a CDS encoding MarR family winged helix-turn-helix transcriptional regulator, translating to MIDGDSRLASDLSLAVMRLSRQLRFRRPQSPVSLSQLSALATLANFGPMTPGALAIRERVRPPSMTRVIASLAEMGFVDRVAHPDDGRQVLVSVSQAGAELMEAERRASQEWLTQRLETLGVAERDTLRVAADLILALVDEGP from the coding sequence GTGATCGATGGCGATAGCCGGTTGGCCAGCGACCTGTCGCTGGCGGTGATGCGGCTCTCCCGGCAGCTGCGGTTCCGCCGCCCGCAGTCCCCGGTGTCGCTGTCGCAGCTGTCGGCACTGGCGACGTTGGCCAACTTCGGACCGATGACACCCGGCGCGTTGGCGATCCGGGAACGGGTGCGTCCGCCGTCCATGACGCGAGTGATCGCCTCGCTGGCCGAGATGGGCTTTGTCGACCGCGTCGCCCACCCCGACGACGGCCGGCAGGTCCTGGTGTCGGTGTCCCAGGCCGGGGCCGAATTGATGGAGGCCGAGCGCCGGGCCAGCCAGGAATGGCTCACGCAGCGCCTGGAAACGCTCGGCGTCGCCGAACGCGACACGCTGCGGGTGGCTGCCGACTTGATCTTGGCATTGGTTGACGAAGGCCCTTGA
- a CDS encoding DUF2530 domain-containing protein, whose amino-acid sequence MSDEPADSIEPPPLPAALLDPWPVIAIGALAWLVAAVVAFLTPALSTWRPLTLAGLAVGVLGTSIFLLQRGAARRGARGAQTGLIPKL is encoded by the coding sequence ATGTCCGACGAGCCTGCCGACAGCATCGAGCCGCCACCGCTACCTGCTGCGTTGCTGGACCCGTGGCCGGTCATTGCGATCGGCGCGCTGGCCTGGCTGGTCGCCGCCGTAGTCGCCTTCCTCACGCCGGCGCTGTCCACGTGGCGCCCGTTGACGCTGGCCGGGCTGGCCGTCGGCGTACTGGGGACGTCGATCTTCTTGCTGCAGCGCGGGGCCGCCCGTCGAGGCGCGCGCGGTGCGCAAACCGGACTCATCCCGAAGCTCTAG
- a CDS encoding SRPBCC family protein, giving the protein MAAPLLQAQVDINAPVSTVWALISDFRRMPEWSPQCRWMRPLGQVRPGTRTFNLNRRKLMVWPTTSTVVELVEQQKLAFRVNMNNTVWSYELQPIPGGTRVIESRHAENGVKPLSSVGVNALMGGTESFERELVDGMNASLAKIKAAAERG; this is encoded by the coding sequence ATGGCAGCGCCGCTCTTGCAGGCCCAGGTCGATATCAATGCGCCGGTGTCGACGGTGTGGGCATTGATCAGCGACTTCCGTCGGATGCCGGAATGGAGCCCGCAGTGCCGCTGGATGCGCCCGCTGGGCCAAGTCCGTCCGGGCACCCGGACCTTCAACCTCAACCGGCGCAAACTGATGGTTTGGCCGACGACATCCACCGTCGTCGAGCTTGTCGAGCAGCAGAAGCTGGCCTTCCGGGTGAACATGAACAACACCGTGTGGAGCTACGAGCTGCAGCCGATCCCCGGCGGCACCAGGGTGATCGAGAGCCGGCACGCCGAGAACGGGGTCAAGCCGCTGTCCAGTGTGGGCGTCAACGCGCTGATGGGCGGGACCGAGAGCTTCGAACGCGAACTGGTCGACGGGATGAACGCCTCGCTGGCCAAGATCAAGGCCGCGGCAGAGCGCGGCTAG
- a CDS encoding MFS transporter, which produces MAGRRGDHSDARRPSAPSPRVRAGSSGEHPGMANYPAEEPEYRPPQRRTDGSPPPHRAPRSASSPNGPAMPSANRYLPPLNRDGDAQRREAPRNSPTGERITVTRAAAQRSREMGSRMYDLVQRAATADGADKSGLTALTWPVVANFATDAAMAVALANTLFFAAATGESKDRVALYLLITIAPFAVIAPLIGPALDRLQHGRRVALAASFALRTALAVVLIANYDAATGGYQSWVLYPCALMMMVLSKSFSVLRSAVTPRVMPPTIDLVRVNSRLTMFGLLGGTIVGGGIAGGIEYACDRLLQLPGALYVVVVVTVAGAVLSMRIPRWVEVTAGEIPATLSYRQGQQRRSWPEEVRRASGALRQPLGRNIITSLWGNCTIKVMVGFLFLYPAFVAKAHQANGWKQLAMLGMIGAAAAIGNFAGNFTSARLRLGRPAVLVLRCALAVTGVALAAAVAGTQLMVAIATLVTSGASAIAKAALDASLQDDLPEESRASAFGRSESTLQLAWVLGGAMGVLLYTDLWIGFSVVTSVLILGLAQTVVSFHGDSLIPGLGGNRPVMVEQEGDGTHNAATVPRA; this is translated from the coding sequence ATGGCTGGACGGCGTGGCGACCACTCCGATGCGAGGCGACCCTCGGCACCGAGCCCACGTGTTCGCGCCGGTTCATCAGGCGAACATCCGGGTATGGCCAACTACCCCGCCGAAGAGCCCGAATACCGCCCCCCGCAACGGCGGACTGATGGTTCGCCTCCTCCTCATCGCGCTCCGCGCTCTGCATCGTCGCCGAACGGACCGGCAATGCCCAGCGCCAACCGGTACCTGCCCCCACTGAACCGAGACGGTGATGCCCAGCGCCGTGAGGCACCGCGAAACAGTCCCACCGGTGAGCGGATCACCGTCACCCGGGCCGCCGCCCAACGCAGCCGGGAAATGGGTTCGCGGATGTACGACCTCGTGCAGCGGGCCGCGACCGCCGACGGCGCCGACAAGTCCGGGCTGACCGCATTGACGTGGCCGGTCGTCGCGAACTTCGCCACCGACGCCGCGATGGCGGTCGCCCTGGCCAATACGCTGTTCTTTGCCGCGGCCACCGGAGAGAGCAAGGACCGGGTCGCGCTCTACCTGCTGATCACGATCGCGCCCTTCGCCGTGATCGCCCCGCTGATCGGGCCGGCCCTGGACCGGCTTCAGCACGGTCGCCGGGTCGCGCTGGCCGCTTCGTTCGCGTTGCGTACGGCGCTGGCCGTGGTACTTATCGCCAACTACGACGCCGCCACCGGCGGCTACCAGTCGTGGGTGTTGTATCCCTGCGCGCTGATGATGATGGTGCTGTCGAAGTCGTTCAGCGTGCTGCGCAGCGCCGTGACGCCACGGGTGATGCCGCCAACCATCGACCTTGTCCGGGTGAACTCGCGGTTGACCATGTTCGGCCTGCTGGGCGGCACCATTGTCGGCGGTGGCATCGCCGGCGGCATCGAGTACGCCTGCGACCGCCTGCTCCAATTGCCCGGCGCGCTGTACGTGGTTGTCGTTGTCACCGTGGCGGGCGCGGTGCTGTCCATGCGCATCCCACGCTGGGTCGAGGTGACCGCGGGCGAAATCCCGGCCACGTTGAGCTACCGGCAGGGCCAGCAGCGACGGAGTTGGCCGGAGGAGGTCCGGCGGGCCAGCGGCGCGCTGCGACAACCGCTGGGCCGCAACATCATCACCTCGCTATGGGGCAACTGCACGATCAAGGTCATGGTCGGCTTCCTGTTCTTGTATCCGGCGTTCGTGGCCAAGGCGCATCAGGCCAACGGCTGGAAGCAGCTCGCCATGCTCGGGATGATCGGCGCGGCGGCCGCCATCGGCAATTTCGCCGGCAACTTCACCAGTGCCCGGCTGCGGCTGGGTAGGCCCGCCGTGCTCGTGTTGCGTTGCGCCCTGGCTGTGACCGGCGTCGCGCTGGCCGCGGCGGTGGCAGGCACCCAGCTGATGGTCGCGATCGCGACTCTGGTGACCTCGGGCGCCAGCGCGATCGCGAAAGCCGCCCTGGACGCGTCGCTGCAGGACGATTTGCCCGAGGAATCCCGCGCGTCGGCGTTCGGCCGGTCGGAGTCGACGCTGCAACTGGCGTGGGTGCTCGGCGGCGCGATGGGCGTGCTGCTCTATACCGACCTGTGGATCGGGTTCAGCGTCGTCACCTCGGTGCTGATTCTGGGTCTGGCACAGACCGTCGTCAGTTTCCACGGCGACTCGCTGATTCCCGGTCTGGGTGGCAACCGCCCGGTGATGGTGGAGCAGGAAGGCGACGGCACACACAACGCCGCGACGGTACCCCGAGCGTGA
- a CDS encoding DUF2771 domain-containing protein: MKRLVLLAVVALLAVGAGVGAWALIRAPGPQRPQISAYTGGHLVRVGPYRYCNVVDLTDCQNPQTEGELPVNSRSPVQLSVSTSIGQAPWWLLTVYEDSTVPATTFYRPGSRLAVTIPTVDPHHGRLTGIAVQLMTAFVDPNGEVQGIPHAEWSVRTVWS; this comes from the coding sequence GTGAAAAGGCTTGTGCTGCTTGCAGTTGTCGCGCTACTGGCGGTGGGCGCCGGAGTTGGCGCGTGGGCACTGATCCGCGCGCCTGGGCCGCAACGCCCGCAGATCAGCGCGTACACCGGCGGCCACCTGGTCCGGGTCGGCCCCTACCGGTACTGCAATGTCGTCGACCTCACGGACTGCCAGAACCCGCAGACCGAGGGCGAGCTACCGGTGAATTCGCGCTCGCCCGTTCAGCTTTCGGTGTCCACGTCGATCGGACAGGCGCCGTGGTGGTTGCTCACCGTCTACGAGGACTCCACCGTTCCGGCGACGACGTTTTACCGGCCCGGCAGTCGACTCGCGGTCACCATCCCCACCGTCGACCCGCACCACGGGCGGCTGACCGGTATCGCGGTGCAACTGATGACGGCGTTCGTCGACCCCAACGGCGAGGTGCAGGGCATCCCGCACGCCGAGTGGTCGGTGCGCACGGTCTGGAGCTGA
- a CDS encoding glutathione S-transferase family protein yields MASYIAEAGEFTRDTKYIETRITADGRDGYPVEPGRYRLIVARACPWANRAIIVRRLLGLEDVLSIGFCGPTHDERSWTFDLDPGGVDPVLQIPRLQDAYFARFPNYSKGITVPAIVDVPSGAVVTNDFPQLTLDLSTEWTAYHRDGAPQLYPESLRDEIDEVNQRVYSEINNGVYRCGFAGSQEAYESAYDRLFAALDWVSDRLSGQRFLVGDSITEADVRLFTTLARFDAVYHGHFKCNRSKLAEMPVLWAYARDLFQTPGFGDTTDFVQIKQHYYIVHKDINPTGIVPKGPDLSNWLTPHGRETLGGRPFGDGSPPGPTRPGEEVPAGHGA; encoded by the coding sequence ATCGCTTCCTACATCGCCGAGGCCGGCGAGTTCACCCGTGACACCAAGTACATCGAAACCCGCATCACCGCCGACGGTCGCGACGGTTATCCGGTGGAGCCGGGCCGCTATCGGCTGATCGTCGCGCGGGCCTGCCCGTGGGCCAACCGGGCGATCATCGTCCGGCGTCTGCTCGGGCTGGAGGACGTTCTCTCCATCGGGTTTTGTGGGCCCACGCACGACGAGCGCAGTTGGACCTTCGACTTGGACCCCGGCGGTGTCGACCCGGTGTTGCAGATCCCTCGGTTGCAGGATGCCTATTTCGCGCGGTTCCCCAACTATTCGAAGGGCATCACCGTGCCTGCGATTGTCGACGTGCCGAGTGGGGCAGTAGTCACCAATGACTTCCCGCAGCTGACGCTGGACCTGTCCACCGAGTGGACGGCCTATCACCGGGACGGCGCCCCACAGCTCTACCCCGAATCGCTGCGGGACGAGATCGACGAGGTCAATCAGCGGGTGTACAGCGAAATTAACAACGGCGTCTACCGGTGCGGGTTCGCCGGCTCGCAGGAGGCTTATGAGTCCGCCTACGACCGGTTGTTCGCCGCGCTGGACTGGGTCAGCGATCGGCTGTCAGGACAGCGGTTCTTGGTGGGGGACTCGATCACCGAGGCCGACGTGCGGCTGTTCACGACGCTGGCCCGCTTCGACGCGGTCTATCACGGGCACTTCAAGTGCAACCGGAGCAAGCTCGCCGAGATGCCGGTGTTGTGGGCGTACGCGCGAGATCTGTTCCAAACGCCGGGATTCGGTGACACCACCGACTTCGTCCAGATCAAGCAGCACTACTACATCGTGCACAAGGACATCAACCCGACCGGGATCGTGCCGAAGGGGCCGGATCTGTCCAACTGGCTCACACCACACGGCCGGGAAACGTTGGGCGGCAGGCCCTTCGGCGACGGGTCGCCACCCGGTCCGACTCGCCCGGGCGAAGAAGTGCCGGCCGGTCACGGCGCCTAG
- a CDS encoding cold-shock protein yields MPTGKVKWYDAEKGFGFLSQEDGEDVYVRSSALPAGVEGLKAGQKVEFGLASGRRGPQALSLKLIDPPPTLSSRPRREGPAEHKHSPDELHGMVEDMITLLEGTVQPELRKGRYPDRKIARKVSEVVKAVARELDA; encoded by the coding sequence GTGCCGACTGGCAAGGTGAAGTGGTACGACGCTGAGAAGGGATTCGGCTTCCTATCCCAGGAAGACGGTGAGGACGTCTACGTCCGTTCCTCGGCGCTACCCGCGGGCGTCGAAGGCCTCAAGGCCGGACAGAAGGTCGAATTCGGTCTCGCGTCCGGGCGGCGGGGTCCGCAGGCGTTGAGTCTCAAGCTCATCGACCCCCCGCCGACGCTCAGCAGCCGTCCCCGCCGCGAGGGTCCGGCGGAGCACAAGCACAGCCCCGACGAGCTGCACGGCATGGTCGAGGACATGATCACGCTGCTTGAAGGCACTGTGCAGCCCGAGCTGCGCAAGGGCCGGTACCCGGACCGCAAGATCGCCCGCAAGGTGTCCGAGGTGGTCAAGGCCGTAGCCCGCGAACTGGACGCCTGA
- a CDS encoding YccF domain-containing protein produces MRLILNVIWLLFGGLWLALGYLLAALICFVLIVTIPFGFASLRIASYALWPFGRTIVDKPGTGTGAVIGNVIWLLLCGIWLAIGHLVSAAAMAVTIIGLPLALANLKLIPVSLVPLGKDIVPVERAAGWSTVAAPRP; encoded by the coding sequence ATGCGCCTGATTCTGAACGTCATCTGGTTGCTTTTCGGTGGCCTGTGGCTGGCCCTGGGATATTTGCTGGCGGCCTTGATCTGCTTCGTCCTGATCGTGACCATCCCGTTCGGCTTCGCCTCGCTGCGTATCGCGTCGTATGCGCTGTGGCCGTTCGGCCGGACGATCGTCGACAAGCCCGGGACCGGCACCGGCGCCGTGATCGGCAACGTCATCTGGCTCCTGCTGTGCGGAATCTGGCTGGCCATAGGGCACCTGGTGAGCGCGGCGGCGATGGCCGTGACGATCATCGGCCTCCCGCTGGCGCTGGCCAATCTCAAGCTGATCCCCGTGTCGCTGGTGCCACTCGGCAAGGACATTGTTCCGGTCGAGCGTGCGGCAGGGTGGAGCACCGTCGCCGCTCCACGACCCTGA
- a CDS encoding transglycosylase family protein translates to MSGRHRKPTTSTVGVAKLAFTGAVIGGGGIALAGHAAAAPDSEWDRVAACESGGNWAINTGNGYHGGLQFSQGTWASHGGGEYATSANQATRDQQIAVAERVLATQGKGAWPVCGRGLSAATPRNLLADAPAPDAPPPDAPPPPAFEPPMPPPPADPPPPPPAPELPPPPPAEPAAVDSPPPPPAPEPPPPAPVQAESVAVDAPAPDAPPPPPPADPAPPIQAEPVAADAPAPTGEAPEGVHQANAVGSWTMVPQEPAPALPIDPATAGSAIHDLQVPPQLAPMLDPAKIPSINPNQLPVAPPQNLDPSYLQDLLKAVQSQSVNTNPALQSLA, encoded by the coding sequence ATGAGCGGTCGTCACCGTAAACCCACCACGTCCACCGTCGGCGTCGCCAAGCTGGCCTTCACGGGTGCAGTCATTGGCGGAGGCGGTATCGCTCTGGCCGGCCATGCGGCCGCGGCCCCCGACAGCGAATGGGACCGCGTCGCGGCCTGCGAGTCGGGCGGCAACTGGGCCATCAACACCGGCAACGGCTACCACGGCGGGCTGCAATTCTCGCAAGGCACCTGGGCTTCTCACGGTGGCGGCGAATACGCCACCTCGGCCAACCAGGCCACCCGCGACCAGCAGATCGCCGTCGCCGAGCGGGTGCTCGCCACCCAGGGCAAGGGCGCCTGGCCGGTTTGCGGACGGGGCCTGTCGGCCGCCACTCCCCGCAACCTGCTCGCTGACGCGCCGGCTCCCGACGCTCCGCCGCCGGACGCGCCCCCACCCCCCGCGTTCGAGCCTCCGATGCCCCCGCCGCCGGCCGACCCGCCGCCTCCGCCTCCCGCACCGGAGCTGCCCCCGCCACCCCCAGCCGAGCCAGCTGCGGTTGACTCGCCCCCGCCGCCCCCAGCACCCGAGCCACCCCCGCCGGCCCCGGTTCAGGCCGAGTCCGTAGCAGTCGACGCGCCCGCGCCGGACGCACCGCCGCCTCCTCCGCCGGCCGACCCCGCTCCGCCAATACAGGCCGAGCCGGTCGCCGCGGACGCGCCCGCGCCAACTGGCGAAGCGCCGGAAGGGGTGCACCAAGCCAACGCCGTGGGTTCGTGGACGATGGTCCCGCAGGAGCCGGCGCCGGCTCTGCCGATCGACCCGGCCACCGCCGGATCGGCGATTCACGACTTGCAGGTGCCGCCGCAGCTCGCGCCGATGCTCGACCCGGCGAAAATCCCCAGCATCAATCCCAACCAGCTGCCAGTCGCTCCGCCGCAGAACCTCGACCCGAGCTATCTGCAGGACCTGCTGAAAGCGGTTCAGTCGCAGAGTGTGAACACGAACCCCGCACTGCAGTCGCTCGCCTGA